A genomic segment from Poecilia reticulata strain Guanapo linkage group LG3, Guppy_female_1.0+MT, whole genome shotgun sequence encodes:
- the LOC103461947 gene encoding LIM domain only protein 7-like isoform X3, with protein MEWRQQSSVSCKDAFTEAQRWIEEVTGKSFGCSDFRSALENGVLLCDLINQLKPGIIKRMNRLSTPIAGLDNVNVFLKACGKLGLNESQLFHSGDLQDLSNRVTLRRDESQRRLKNVLITIYWLGRKAQLDTFYSGPQLNFKAFEGLLGLALSKALEEGSNASVKDGVYKECHYLEGEQSLQTRQNYGRGNSVDGFEYVDPQAVRLNEEGFESDAEAEQVYKMDSTKVSAHLDKGHVPPPLRRKQEREESMVGQISRAYQTQLRPETPVQVNPGWIWSKSLSNIPMVYPARKVSNGNAISDKGQDTSLPRDWNLEIERKYSVGARDSEAQWQDDLTRWKNRRKSSKPELYRKSFERDHVFNHLTNGTVTISDGNEATGGPIKRDQSPWRHSSSPRPYSVSTSKPLSSDLRPHTKVILTRSYSTEAPFSSQSRSRESQLGGKPESGGSIRREETYFASLAAYERDRVTTPSLYQTFTTQTQVKSLGNQFTFPSTSEQTQPECVLPNQNASSVKLAEPGLFDSKESTSSYISALYKHSFSTEPKGKMCSPNVAGQSGVTVAEDLTNQINKSQETPKIIHSAEGGGACQQESAGASKHLSRSTTWSSSASLPRGYRRSEGSTRLSSAITARPFGAKSSRHSLPKQYNADSQSLTSNTEDSHSSFNRPSLKRQTAAAHLRGQYQASIRQKKANQERQTATAQKEEVNSRPSTHIQFQPPAKQQPRHNKSLVLAYNADLSKVDHSDMRVSLTLKPNSVPDFGFQTHWDSTGVKIKSIQPGSPAEHCQLCVDDEVVAVDGFGVAYMTYSQWKDKMASSLQTGSLTMDIRRYGIKDWHMNKGGNLNRPGQSMLTLDLTSAAPVLIGCSNHHANNAAATEMTDTQFNGQTHNETQEKAIGALFSGNATNVRRKENNSITTENQKKRTEFFTQKGGSESAISDIQVPSLNPSSSSWSWDREEDRRRQEKWQEEQERLLQEQYQRDQERLEAEWQRAQQAAMEGGMLKENTAEQTSGREKFVSSQLCVNGLTKKTKDEKLNLNRDRKDAELKRPNDAHRVQNNRNTENDWAEGSHGFAQLSHAHRAMSMSTPSLSGSYKQTRGLVDPRKGRTLTMSKAERERLQILEEMKKRTQLLTDNSWIRQRSGSFHKEPIEVGTFIKRYESLDNLDILHQASDSAATFTYPRPNSAAAVYDYQSRNASTRYSTGSISFQRNANTESSHHARMISGGRTCCMCERALGSGAAMVIDALSLCFHLTCFQFPDKHASEIHTETTICFVLRWWTV; from the exons ATGGAGTGGCGCCAGCAGAGCAGCGTCAGCTGTAAAGACGCCTTCACCGAGGCTCAGCGCTGGATTGAG GAGGTGACTGGAAAATCTTTTGGCTGCAGCGATTTCCGTTCTGCCCTAGAAAATGGAGTTCTGCTTTGCGA cttAATCAACCAGTTGAAACCTGGGATTATCAAACGGATGAACAGACTTTCCACGCCCATTGCTGGCCTG gataatgtgaatgtttttctgaaagcttGTGGAAAACTTGGACTAAATGAGTCCCAGCTGTTCCATTCTGGTGACCTTCAGGATCTGTCCAATCGGGTGACACTCAG GCGTGATGAAAGCCAGAGAAGGCTGAAGAAT GTTCTTATCACAATATACTGGCTGGGTCGCAAGGCTCAGCTTGACACATTCTATAGTGGTCCTCAGCTAAATTTCAAGGCTTTTGAGGGGCTTTTAGGATTGGCCTTGTCCAAG GCTCTAGAAGAAGGCAGTAATGCATCTGTGAAAGATGGGGTTTACAAGGAGTGCCACTACTTGGAGGGAGAGCAAAGTCTGCAAACAAGACAGAATTATGGTAGAGGAAATTCAGTGGATGGCTTTGAGTATGTGGATCCCCAAGCCGTCCGTCTAAATGAAGAAG GTTTTGAAAGTGACGCTGAAGCAGAGCAAGTGTACAAGATGGACAGCACGAAGGTCTCAGCCCACCTGGACAAAGGACATGTCCCACCACCGCTTCGTAGAAAACAGGAACGGGAAGAGAGCATGGTGGGCCAAATCTCAAG AGCTTATCAAACCCAACTCAGGCCTGAGACACCAGTTCAGGTCAACCCTGGCTGGATTTG GAGCAAATCCCTCAGCAACATCCCTATGGTGTATCCTGCACGTAAAGTTTCAAATGGAAATGCCATTTCTGATAAAGGCCAAGACACCAGCCTGCCAAGGGACTGGAATCtagaaattgaaagaaaatatagcGTAGGAGCCAGGGACAGCGAAGCTCAGTGGCAGGAT GATTTGACGAGGTGGAAGAATCGACGCAAGAGCTCAAAACCTGAACTGTACAGGAAGTCATTTGAAAGGGATCATGTCTTCAACCATTTGACCAATGGGACTGTAACCATTTCTGATGGTAATGAAGCAACAGGAGGGCCAATTAAGAG agaCCAGTCGCCATGGCGACACAGCTCCTCTCCCCGTCCTTACTCTGTTTCTACATCCAAACCTCTGAGCTCTGATCTCAGACCACATACTAAAGTTATTTTGACCCGCAGCTACTCTACTGAAGCACCTTTCAGCTCTCAAAGCCGTTCTCGG GAGTCTCAACTTGGAGGCAAGCCTGAATCTGGCGGGTCCATCAGAAGAGAGGAAACTTACTTTGCCTCTTTGGCTGCATATGAAAGAGACAGAGTTACCACCCCTTCTTTATACCAAACTTTCACCACTCAAACCCAAGTAAAATCCCTGGGCAACCAGTTTACCTTTCCTTCCACATCTGAGCAAACGCAACCAGAGTGTGTTTTGCCAAACCAGAACGCCTCTTCTGTGAAACTCGCGGAACCAGGACTATTTGATAGTAAAGAATCCACTAGTAGCTACATCTCTGCTTTGTACAAACATTCCTTCAGCACCGAGCCAAAAGGGAAAATGTGTTCTCCAAATGTAGCTGGTCAATCAGGAGTCACTGTAGCAGAGGATCTGACTAATCAGATCAATAAATCTCAAGAAActcccaaaattattcattcaGCTGAGGGTGGAGGAGCCTGTCAGCAGGAGTCTGCAGGGGCCTCAAAGCATTTGTCCAGAAGTACAACATGGTCCAGTTCTGCCAGCCTTCCTCGTGGGTACCGTCGGTCTGAGGGTTCCACTCGTCTGTCTTCTGCAATCACAGCCAGACCTTTTGGGGCAAAGTCATCCAGACACTCGCTACCAAAGCAATACAAT GCTGACAGTCAGAGTTTGACGTCAAACACTGAGGATTCACATTCCTCATTCAACAGACCGTCTCTTAAAAGACAGACTGCGGCAGCTCACCTGAGGGGTCAGTACCAGGCCTCAATTAGGCAGAAGAAGGCCAACCAGGAGAGGCAGACTGCTACAGCACAGAAAGAGGAAGTGAACAGTCGACCCTCCACCCACATACAATTTCAACCTCCTGCGAAACAACAACCTCGCCACAACAAAAGCTTGGTTCTTGCATATAATGCTGACCTCTCAAAG GTTGATCACAGTGACATGAGAGTGAGCTTGACTCTTAAACCGAACAGTGTACCAGACTTTGGCTTCCAAACTCACTGGGACTCCAcaggagtaaaaataaaatctattcaaCCAG GCAGTCCAGCGGAGCACTGCCAGCTGTGTGTGGACGATGAGGTTGTGGCAGTCGATGGTTTTGGAGTTGCATACATGACCTACAGTCAATGGAAGGATAAAATGGCATCCTCCCTGCAAACCGGCAGTCTAACCATGGACATTCGGCGTTATGGTATCAAGG attggcACATGAATAAAGGAGGTAATCTCAACCGGCCAGGACAGAGCATGTTGACCCTCGACCTGACTTCTGCAGCACCTGTTTTAATAGGTTGCTCCAATCACCATGCCAACAATGCAGCCGCTACAGAAATGACAGACACACAATTTAATGGGCAAACACACAAT GAAACCCAGGAGAAGGCCATCGGTGCGCTGTTCTCTGGCAATGCCACTAATGTCAGACGTAAAG AAAACAATAGTATAActacagaaaatcagaaaaagaggACAGAATTTTTCACACAGAAAG GAGGCTCAGAATCGGCAATATCTGAT ATTCAGGTGCCCTCCCTTAACCCATCCTCATCCAGCTGGTCTTGGGACCGAGAGGAGGATCGTAGGCGTCAGGAGAAGTGGCAGGAAGAGCAAGAACGCCTCCTACAG GAACAATACCAGCGAGATCAAGAGAGGCTGGAGGCAGAGTGGCAAAGGGCACAACAGGCTGCAATGGAAGGGGGGATGCTGAAG GAGAACACAGCTGAGCAGACGAGTGGCCGCGAGAAGTTCGTCAGTTCACAGCTTTGTGTGAATGGACTGacgaagaaaacaaaagatgagAAGCTGAACCTCAACAGAGATCGAAAAGATGCAGAACTAAAGCGTCCCAATGATGCACACAGAGTGCAGAATAACAGGAATACTGAAAACGATTG GGCTGAGGGCTCCCATGGTTTTGCTCAGCTGTCCCATGCGCACAG GGCAATGTCCATGTCAACTCCATCTCTATCTGGAtcatacaaacaaacaagag GTTTAGTCGATCCAAGGAAGGGAAGAACACTGACTATGTCAAAAGCTGAGAGGGAGAGACTGCAGATTTTGGAGGAGATGAAGAAAAGGACTCAGCTtctgactgacaacagctgGATACGTCAGCGCAGCGGCAGTTTTCACAAGGAGCCAATCGAGGTTGGCACATTCATAAAGAG ATACGAGTCTCTGGACAACCTGGATATTTTGCATCAGGCCTCAGATTCTGCTGCAACATTTACTTACCCTCGCCCCaattcagctgctgcagtttacGATTATCAGAGTAGGAATGCCTCCACACGCTACAGCACTGGATCAATATCATTTCAGAGAAATGCAAACACGGAGTCCTCTCATCATGCCAG GATGATCAGTGGCGGGAGGACTTGCTGTATGTGTGAGCGTGCCCTGGGTAGTGGGGCAGCCATGGTCATAGATGCCCTTAGTCTCTGTTTCCACCTGACCTGTTTCCAG TTCCCAGACAAACATGCATCTGAGATTCATACAGAAACAACAATCTGCTTTGTGCTAAGGTGGTGGACAGTTTGA
- the LOC103461947 gene encoding LIM domain only protein 7-like isoform X1: MEWRQQSSVSCKDAFTEAQRWIEEVTGKSFGCSDFRSALENGVLLCDLINQLKPGIIKRMNRLSTPIAGLDNVNVFLKACGKLGLNESQLFHSGDLQDLSNRVTLRRDESQRRLKNVLITIYWLGRKAQLDTFYSGPQLNFKAFEGLLGLALSKALEEGSNASVKDGVYKECHYLEGEQSLQTRQNYGRGNSVDGFEYVDPQAVRLNEEGFESDAEAEQVYKMDSTKVSAHLDKGHVPPPLRRKQEREESMVGQISRAYQTQLRPETPVQVNPGWIWSKSLSNIPMVYPARKVSNGNAISDKGQDTSLPRDWNLEIERKYSVGARDSEAQWQDDLTRWKNRRKSSKPELYRKSFERDHVFNHLTNGTVTISDGNEATGGPIKRDQSPWRHSSSPRPYSVSTSKPLSSDLRPHTKVILTRSYSTEAPFSSQSRSRESQLGGKPESGGSIRREETYFASLAAYERDRVTTPSLYQTFTTQTQVKSLGNQFTFPSTSEQTQPECVLPNQNASSVKLAEPGLFDSKESTSSYISALYKHSFSTEPKGKMCSPNVAGQSGVTVAEDLTNQINKSQETPKIIHSAEGGGACQQESAGASKHLSRSTTWSSSASLPRGYRRSEGSTRLSSAITARPFGAKSSRHSLPKQYNADSQSLTSNTEDSHSSFNRPSLKRQTAAAHLRGQYQASIRQKKANQERQTATAQKEEVNSRPSTHIQFQPPAKQQPRHNKSLVLAYNADLSKVDHSDMRVSLTLKPNSVPDFGFQTHWDSTGVKIKSIQPGSPAEHCQLCVDDEVVAVDGFGVAYMTYSQWKDKMASSLQTGSLTMDIRRYGIKDWHMNKGGNLNRPGQSMLTLDLTSAAPVLIGCSNHHANNAAATEMTDTQFNGQTHNETQEKAIGALFSGNATNVRRKENNSITTENQKKRTEFFTQKGGSESAISDIQVPSLNPSSSSWSWDREEDRRRQEKWQEEQERLLQEQYQRDQERLEAEWQRAQQAAMEGGMLKENTAEQTSGREKFVSSQLCVNGLTKKTKDEKLNLNRDRKDAELKRPNDAHRVQNNRNTENDWAEGSHGFAQLSHAHRAMSMSTPSLSGSYKQTRGLVDPRKGRTLTMSKAERERLQILEEMKKRTQLLTDNSWIRQRSGSFHKEPIEVGTFIKRYESLDNLDILHQASDSAATFTYPRPNSAAAVYDYQSRNASTRYSTGSISFQRNANTESSHHARMISGGRTCCMCERALGSGAAMVIDALSLCFHLTCFQCVGCHRHIGGRETGVQVHIRNRKPYCDYCYFQLKYTAFHM; the protein is encoded by the exons ATGGAGTGGCGCCAGCAGAGCAGCGTCAGCTGTAAAGACGCCTTCACCGAGGCTCAGCGCTGGATTGAG GAGGTGACTGGAAAATCTTTTGGCTGCAGCGATTTCCGTTCTGCCCTAGAAAATGGAGTTCTGCTTTGCGA cttAATCAACCAGTTGAAACCTGGGATTATCAAACGGATGAACAGACTTTCCACGCCCATTGCTGGCCTG gataatgtgaatgtttttctgaaagcttGTGGAAAACTTGGACTAAATGAGTCCCAGCTGTTCCATTCTGGTGACCTTCAGGATCTGTCCAATCGGGTGACACTCAG GCGTGATGAAAGCCAGAGAAGGCTGAAGAAT GTTCTTATCACAATATACTGGCTGGGTCGCAAGGCTCAGCTTGACACATTCTATAGTGGTCCTCAGCTAAATTTCAAGGCTTTTGAGGGGCTTTTAGGATTGGCCTTGTCCAAG GCTCTAGAAGAAGGCAGTAATGCATCTGTGAAAGATGGGGTTTACAAGGAGTGCCACTACTTGGAGGGAGAGCAAAGTCTGCAAACAAGACAGAATTATGGTAGAGGAAATTCAGTGGATGGCTTTGAGTATGTGGATCCCCAAGCCGTCCGTCTAAATGAAGAAG GTTTTGAAAGTGACGCTGAAGCAGAGCAAGTGTACAAGATGGACAGCACGAAGGTCTCAGCCCACCTGGACAAAGGACATGTCCCACCACCGCTTCGTAGAAAACAGGAACGGGAAGAGAGCATGGTGGGCCAAATCTCAAG AGCTTATCAAACCCAACTCAGGCCTGAGACACCAGTTCAGGTCAACCCTGGCTGGATTTG GAGCAAATCCCTCAGCAACATCCCTATGGTGTATCCTGCACGTAAAGTTTCAAATGGAAATGCCATTTCTGATAAAGGCCAAGACACCAGCCTGCCAAGGGACTGGAATCtagaaattgaaagaaaatatagcGTAGGAGCCAGGGACAGCGAAGCTCAGTGGCAGGAT GATTTGACGAGGTGGAAGAATCGACGCAAGAGCTCAAAACCTGAACTGTACAGGAAGTCATTTGAAAGGGATCATGTCTTCAACCATTTGACCAATGGGACTGTAACCATTTCTGATGGTAATGAAGCAACAGGAGGGCCAATTAAGAG agaCCAGTCGCCATGGCGACACAGCTCCTCTCCCCGTCCTTACTCTGTTTCTACATCCAAACCTCTGAGCTCTGATCTCAGACCACATACTAAAGTTATTTTGACCCGCAGCTACTCTACTGAAGCACCTTTCAGCTCTCAAAGCCGTTCTCGG GAGTCTCAACTTGGAGGCAAGCCTGAATCTGGCGGGTCCATCAGAAGAGAGGAAACTTACTTTGCCTCTTTGGCTGCATATGAAAGAGACAGAGTTACCACCCCTTCTTTATACCAAACTTTCACCACTCAAACCCAAGTAAAATCCCTGGGCAACCAGTTTACCTTTCCTTCCACATCTGAGCAAACGCAACCAGAGTGTGTTTTGCCAAACCAGAACGCCTCTTCTGTGAAACTCGCGGAACCAGGACTATTTGATAGTAAAGAATCCACTAGTAGCTACATCTCTGCTTTGTACAAACATTCCTTCAGCACCGAGCCAAAAGGGAAAATGTGTTCTCCAAATGTAGCTGGTCAATCAGGAGTCACTGTAGCAGAGGATCTGACTAATCAGATCAATAAATCTCAAGAAActcccaaaattattcattcaGCTGAGGGTGGAGGAGCCTGTCAGCAGGAGTCTGCAGGGGCCTCAAAGCATTTGTCCAGAAGTACAACATGGTCCAGTTCTGCCAGCCTTCCTCGTGGGTACCGTCGGTCTGAGGGTTCCACTCGTCTGTCTTCTGCAATCACAGCCAGACCTTTTGGGGCAAAGTCATCCAGACACTCGCTACCAAAGCAATACAAT GCTGACAGTCAGAGTTTGACGTCAAACACTGAGGATTCACATTCCTCATTCAACAGACCGTCTCTTAAAAGACAGACTGCGGCAGCTCACCTGAGGGGTCAGTACCAGGCCTCAATTAGGCAGAAGAAGGCCAACCAGGAGAGGCAGACTGCTACAGCACAGAAAGAGGAAGTGAACAGTCGACCCTCCACCCACATACAATTTCAACCTCCTGCGAAACAACAACCTCGCCACAACAAAAGCTTGGTTCTTGCATATAATGCTGACCTCTCAAAG GTTGATCACAGTGACATGAGAGTGAGCTTGACTCTTAAACCGAACAGTGTACCAGACTTTGGCTTCCAAACTCACTGGGACTCCAcaggagtaaaaataaaatctattcaaCCAG GCAGTCCAGCGGAGCACTGCCAGCTGTGTGTGGACGATGAGGTTGTGGCAGTCGATGGTTTTGGAGTTGCATACATGACCTACAGTCAATGGAAGGATAAAATGGCATCCTCCCTGCAAACCGGCAGTCTAACCATGGACATTCGGCGTTATGGTATCAAGG attggcACATGAATAAAGGAGGTAATCTCAACCGGCCAGGACAGAGCATGTTGACCCTCGACCTGACTTCTGCAGCACCTGTTTTAATAGGTTGCTCCAATCACCATGCCAACAATGCAGCCGCTACAGAAATGACAGACACACAATTTAATGGGCAAACACACAAT GAAACCCAGGAGAAGGCCATCGGTGCGCTGTTCTCTGGCAATGCCACTAATGTCAGACGTAAAG AAAACAATAGTATAActacagaaaatcagaaaaagaggACAGAATTTTTCACACAGAAAG GAGGCTCAGAATCGGCAATATCTGAT ATTCAGGTGCCCTCCCTTAACCCATCCTCATCCAGCTGGTCTTGGGACCGAGAGGAGGATCGTAGGCGTCAGGAGAAGTGGCAGGAAGAGCAAGAACGCCTCCTACAG GAACAATACCAGCGAGATCAAGAGAGGCTGGAGGCAGAGTGGCAAAGGGCACAACAGGCTGCAATGGAAGGGGGGATGCTGAAG GAGAACACAGCTGAGCAGACGAGTGGCCGCGAGAAGTTCGTCAGTTCACAGCTTTGTGTGAATGGACTGacgaagaaaacaaaagatgagAAGCTGAACCTCAACAGAGATCGAAAAGATGCAGAACTAAAGCGTCCCAATGATGCACACAGAGTGCAGAATAACAGGAATACTGAAAACGATTG GGCTGAGGGCTCCCATGGTTTTGCTCAGCTGTCCCATGCGCACAG GGCAATGTCCATGTCAACTCCATCTCTATCTGGAtcatacaaacaaacaagag GTTTAGTCGATCCAAGGAAGGGAAGAACACTGACTATGTCAAAAGCTGAGAGGGAGAGACTGCAGATTTTGGAGGAGATGAAGAAAAGGACTCAGCTtctgactgacaacagctgGATACGTCAGCGCAGCGGCAGTTTTCACAAGGAGCCAATCGAGGTTGGCACATTCATAAAGAG ATACGAGTCTCTGGACAACCTGGATATTTTGCATCAGGCCTCAGATTCTGCTGCAACATTTACTTACCCTCGCCCCaattcagctgctgcagtttacGATTATCAGAGTAGGAATGCCTCCACACGCTACAGCACTGGATCAATATCATTTCAGAGAAATGCAAACACGGAGTCCTCTCATCATGCCAG GATGATCAGTGGCGGGAGGACTTGCTGTATGTGTGAGCGTGCCCTGGGTAGTGGGGCAGCCATGGTCATAGATGCCCTTAGTCTCTGTTTCCACCTGACCTGTTTCCAG TGTGTGGGCTGCCACCGACACATCGGAGGAAGAGAAACTGGAGTCCAGGTTCACATTCGAAACAGGAAGCCCTACTGTGACTACTGCTATTTCCAACTGAAGT ACACTGCCTTCCACATGTGA